Proteins encoded by one window of Methanobacterium sp. CWC-01:
- a CDS encoding DUF1890 domain-containing protein, translating into MKKALILLGCPESPSQTPLAMYTAYKLDKMGFEVTLASTPSAMKLLEVSDPEGYYIKNKIDLESCLDTIKEGDYHLLIGFAHKDAAVSYFVTFYYILNTKSIALVFHRDAEKLESFEETIKSSTNADIVSARAYHNPTPIRVRLDRALKALEAV; encoded by the coding sequence ATGAAAAAGGCGCTTATACTTTTAGGATGTCCAGAATCACCTTCTCAAACTCCCTTAGCCATGTACACTGCGTATAAACTTGATAAAATGGGCTTTGAGGTCACTCTGGCAAGCACTCCCTCAGCCATGAAACTCCTGGAAGTTTCAGATCCGGAAGGGTACTATATAAAAAATAAAATTGATTTAGAATCTTGCCTGGATACAATTAAAGAGGGAGATTATCACTTATTAATTGGTTTTGCACATAAAGATGCTGCAGTTTCCTACTTTGTCACATTTTATTACATACTTAATACTAAAAGCATAGCTCTGGTATTCCATCGTGACGCTGAAAAGTTAGAATCCTTCGAAGAAACCATAAAATCTAGTACCAACGCAGATATAGTATCGGCCCGGGCTTACCACAACCCCACGCCTATCAGGGTTCGTCTGGACCGGGCTTTAAAAGCACTGGAGGCGGTGTGA
- a CDS encoding ribose-phosphate diphosphokinase codes for MIIGGSASQKLAAQIAKKMGEPLCPLETRKFPDGERYIRINGKLEDRVTVVQSTGYPQDENLMELFLILKTLQNMDVENIRVVIPYFGYGRQERSFNPGEAISASVIADLIEFSGVSEVFCINLHEESICDLFNVPTHNLSAMPAIAEYLKNCMDKPLLLAPDHGAINFAREIADILGCECDHLEKKRISPELVETKTKNLDVKGREVVIIDDIISTGGTIVNAIKMLKEHGASRIAVGCVHPVLVDDALLKIFASGADEVVGTDTLKSEVSVVSVAGLVADALKS; via the coding sequence TTGATCATAGGCGGATCTGCATCACAGAAACTGGCAGCCCAAATTGCAAAAAAGATGGGTGAACCCCTCTGCCCACTGGAAACACGTAAATTTCCTGATGGTGAACGCTACATACGCATTAACGGAAAATTGGAAGATAGAGTGACTGTGGTGCAATCTACCGGTTACCCGCAGGACGAAAACCTCATGGAACTTTTTTTAATCCTCAAAACACTGCAGAACATGGACGTAGAAAATATAAGGGTCGTTATTCCCTATTTTGGTTACGGAAGACAGGAAAGAAGTTTTAATCCTGGTGAAGCTATTTCTGCCTCGGTGATAGCAGATTTAATCGAATTTTCCGGCGTTTCCGAGGTATTCTGCATTAACCTCCATGAAGAGAGCATATGTGACCTCTTCAACGTACCCACCCACAACCTGTCGGCTATGCCTGCTATTGCTGAATATTTAAAAAATTGCATGGATAAACCACTACTACTAGCCCCGGATCATGGGGCCATCAATTTTGCCCGGGAAATTGCCGATATATTAGGTTGTGAATGTGACCACCTTGAAAAAAAACGTATTTCACCAGAATTAGTTGAAACCAAAACAAAAAACCTGGATGTTAAGGGAAGGGAAGTGGTTATTATTGACGACATTATCAGTACCGGCGGAACCATAGTCAACGCTATTAAGATGCTCAAAGAGCATGGGGCATCCCGGATTGCAGTTGGATGTGTACATCCTGTGCTGGTGGATGATGCTCTTCTGAAAATCTTCGCATCTGGTGCTGACGAAGTAGTTGGTACCGATACTTTAAAGTCAGAGGTTAGTGTGGTGTCCGTGGCCGGGCTGGTGGCGGATGCCTTGAAGAGTTAA
- a CDS encoding methionine synthase — MLTTVVGSYPANTHAPSSWGQKISSFFGSYDPYHRALEIAVHDQVEAGVNLISDGQVRGSMVELFARSIPGMEYEEGISRITGKINPTINSIGVSDLKKTLQIANRLEPSFKKSVNVFSGNQFSKDVYGVKGIITGPTTMVLSSRIDGFYRQEDRSRAILDMAVVMKKEALDLQNAGAAYIQVDEPFLSTGMADLNIAHRAMGLINEELQIPLAMHVCGDLSNVFPEILKFPVDILDFEFAGNPINLALLENVDLGGKKIGFGCIDTKTIQVESTEEIYNLISRGMDTIGDKKIIIDPDCGMRMLKRESAMQKLKNMTEAVKWLS; from the coding sequence ATGTTAACAACTGTGGTTGGGAGTTATCCGGCAAATACGCACGCTCCATCGTCCTGGGGCCAAAAAATATCCAGTTTTTTTGGATCATACGATCCATATCATCGTGCATTAGAGATAGCAGTCCATGATCAGGTGGAAGCAGGAGTGAACTTGATATCAGATGGTCAAGTGCGGGGTAGTATGGTGGAACTTTTCGCCCGGTCCATTCCGGGAATGGAGTATGAGGAAGGTATTTCTAGAATAACTGGAAAAATAAATCCTACCATTAATTCTATTGGTGTTTCAGACCTGAAAAAGACTCTTCAAATTGCAAATAGGCTGGAACCTAGTTTTAAAAAATCTGTAAATGTATTTAGTGGAAACCAATTCTCAAAAGACGTTTATGGAGTCAAGGGGATCATCACCGGGCCCACCACCATGGTCCTGTCCTCCCGAATAGACGGATTTTACCGTCAGGAAGATAGATCTCGGGCGATACTGGATATGGCAGTGGTCATGAAAAAAGAGGCCCTGGATCTGCAAAACGCAGGAGCTGCTTATATTCAGGTGGATGAACCCTTCCTTTCCACAGGAATGGCTGATCTCAACATTGCCCATCGGGCCATGGGATTAATTAATGAGGAACTGCAGATACCCTTGGCCATGCACGTCTGTGGGGATTTAAGCAACGTATTTCCCGAAATACTTAAATTTCCTGTGGATATATTGGACTTTGAATTTGCGGGTAATCCTATCAATCTTGCTCTTTTGGAAAATGTAGACCTGGGAGGAAAGAAGATAGGGTTTGGATGTATCGATACCAAAACCATACAGGTGGAAAGCACGGAAGAAATTTATAATCTAATTAGCAGGGGTATGGATACGATTGGAGATAAAAAAATTATTATCGACCCTGATTGTGGTATGAGAATGCTAAAACGGGAGTCGGCAATGCAAAAACTGAAAAACATGACGGAGGCAGTAAAATGGCTATCCTAA
- the hypA gene encoding hydrogenase maturation nickel metallochaperone HypA, with translation MHELSMAQAIVDTVLDAAQKNEAQDVLEITIEIGQLTMLNPEQLKFLLGVITEGTLLEGSEIIIEEIPVEIECQACDFKGQANTEGSDHYLTIVLCPECGGGNVEVTRGRECNVKNIRIEKVDEDA, from the coding sequence ATGCACGAACTTTCCATGGCACAGGCCATAGTGGACACCGTCCTGGACGCTGCCCAGAAGAACGAAGCCCAGGATGTTCTGGAAATTACCATTGAAATTGGACAACTCACCATGCTCAATCCGGAACAATTGAAATTTTTGTTGGGTGTCATAACTGAAGGAACCCTCCTTGAGGGTTCTGAGATAATCATTGAAGAAATTCCAGTGGAGATAGAGTGCCAAGCTTGTGATTTTAAGGGACAAGCAAATACTGAAGGTTCTGATCACTATTTAACCATAGTTCTCTGCCCGGAATGTGGGGGTGGAAATGTGGAAGTTACCAGGGGACGTGAATGTAACGTCAAGAATATTAGAATAGAGAAGGTTGATGAGGATGCATAA
- a CDS encoding DUF1894 domain-containing protein has protein sequence MMFCLDTYLRESEDYTIHLNRSGFKDCAKFIEKNAKRVVHVPAGAKIVGARIIGIPPVPIGVDDEKGTIMLPYTKPCYGTAVVEIPVPEEEIQIIESMAI, from the coding sequence GTGATGTTCTGTCTGGATACCTATCTGCGAGAATCTGAAGATTACACCATACATCTTAACCGGTCTGGTTTTAAGGACTGTGCTAAATTCATAGAAAAAAATGCTAAAAGGGTGGTACATGTACCGGCCGGTGCCAAAATAGTAGGAGCCAGAATAATAGGAATTCCCCCAGTCCCTATAGGTGTAGATGATGAAAAGGGCACCATAATGTTACCCTACACCAAACCCTGCTATGGAACTGCGGTGGTAGAGATACCAGTACCTGAAGAGGAAATTCAAATCATAGAATCCATGGCAATATAG
- a CDS encoding DUF354 domain-containing protein: MKVWIDIVNAPHVRFFKSIIEHLEQEGEEVFITARKFGDVHRLLDLFDIEYTLVGKHGATLEDKLLRSTSRVFELSKLIAREKPDVSVSKHSIELPRISFGLGIPSVYVLDNEHALAANKLTLPLCDQIILPQIIDVWRVLECGADPNSLVRFNGTCELNHLQDFHYNSKIFQELDLVLEKDKTILMRPEPALASYLQADCRKSVLSPIVEALEGHANILVIPRFQEQEEIFADDGKVTIIHPPVDTFSLMKACDLVIGAGGTMNREAALLGTPVISCYPGKLLAVDSYYIKKGLMKRSTDLDEIVDISLGQILGERKELKIETDDLFQMLLENIYQAASG, translated from the coding sequence TTGAAGGTCTGGATTGATATTGTAAACGCCCCCCATGTGAGGTTCTTCAAAAGTATCATAGAGCATCTTGAACAGGAAGGTGAGGAGGTCTTTATCACCGCCAGGAAGTTCGGGGATGTGCACCGTCTTCTAGACCTTTTTGACATAGAATATACTCTGGTCGGAAAGCATGGGGCCACACTGGAGGATAAACTGCTTCGCAGTACCAGCCGCGTTTTTGAACTTTCCAAACTCATCGCCCGGGAGAAACCGGATGTATCTGTTTCTAAACATTCCATTGAACTCCCCCGAATCTCTTTTGGATTAGGAATTCCCAGTGTGTACGTATTGGACAATGAACATGCGCTGGCAGCTAATAAACTAACTCTACCCCTTTGTGATCAGATTATACTACCCCAGATCATTGACGTATGGCGTGTGTTGGAGTGTGGGGCTGATCCCAACAGTCTGGTGCGGTTTAATGGTACTTGTGAACTCAATCACCTTCAGGATTTCCACTACAATTCCAAAATTTTCCAGGAACTTGATCTGGTTCTGGAAAAGGATAAAACAATTCTCATGCGACCTGAACCAGCATTGGCGTCTTATCTTCAGGCGGACTGTCGTAAATCGGTGTTATCACCCATCGTAGAGGCTCTGGAGGGTCATGCTAATATACTTGTCATTCCCCGCTTCCAGGAGCAGGAGGAGATCTTCGCAGATGACGGGAAAGTTACCATAATACATCCACCGGTGGATACTTTTAGTTTGATGAAGGCCTGTGACTTGGTAATTGGAGCAGGAGGCACTATGAACCGGGAGGCCGCACTTCTGGGCACTCCAGTAATATCCTGCTATCCTGGTAAATTACTGGCAGTGGATAGTTATTACATTAAAAAAGGTCTTATGAAGCGTTCTACAGATCTGGATGAAATTGTGGACATCTCCCTGGGGCAGATATTAGGTGAAAGGAAAGAGTTAAAGATCGAAACTGATGATCTATTCCAGATGCTTCTGGAAAACATATACCAAGCAGCTTCAGGTTAA
- the hypB gene encoding hydrogenase nickel incorporation protein HypB: MHKIADVEIQHDIMVANRKLARRNQRIMDQNGIFAVDVLGAIGSGKTSLIENLIDHLDHKVGVIAGDVISKYDAGRFESHHVPVVGLNTGKECHLDAHLVKHALEDLPLENIDLLFIENVGNLICPVDFDLGSHLRMVVISVSEGDDTVEKHPLIFQDAELVVINKVDIADAVGASVEKMVDDVKKLNPDVQVITSSLKTGKGLDEIMVAIESYMK; the protein is encoded by the coding sequence ATGCATAAAATCGCCGATGTGGAGATTCAACACGATATAATGGTGGCCAACCGAAAACTGGCCCGTAGGAATCAGAGAATAATGGATCAAAATGGAATTTTTGCTGTGGATGTTCTGGGCGCCATAGGATCCGGAAAAACATCCCTTATTGAAAATTTAATTGATCATTTGGACCATAAAGTGGGGGTTATAGCTGGGGATGTCATCAGCAAGTACGATGCAGGACGTTTTGAATCGCATCATGTACCTGTGGTAGGCTTGAACACTGGGAAAGAATGCCATCTTGATGCTCATCTGGTTAAACATGCCCTTGAAGATCTGCCTTTGGAAAATATCGATTTGTTGTTCATTGAGAATGTAGGAAACCTGATTTGTCCAGTGGATTTCGATCTGGGTTCCCACCTGCGCATGGTAGTTATCAGTGTTAGTGAAGGGGATGATACAGTGGAAAAACATCCCCTAATATTTCAGGACGCCGAACTGGTGGTAATAAATAAGGTGGACATAGCAGATGCTGTAGGGGCCAGTGTGGAAAAGATGGTTGATGATGTGAAGAAACTCAATCCTGATGTACAGGTTATAACCAGCAGTTTAAAAACTGGAAAAGGTCTAGATGAGATCATGGTGGCTATAGAGTCGTACATGAAATAA
- the lonB gene encoding ATP-dependent protease LonB produces the protein MAIHNPEKGSETDETLEFSGYKTSEDIDVPERIIDQIIGQEEAVETVRKAAKQRRNVLLIGEPGVGKSMLAKGMAELLPPEELQDILVYPNMDDNHNPLIGVMPAGEGKTVVTNYKLKAKSQDERKNIFMIAIISLIMVIGFVLQQFLAAIIAAGIVFLALQQMKPRSTLMVPKLLVNNEKNKMAPFVDATGAHSGALLGDVRHDPYQSGGLGTPAHERVEAGMIHKASKGVLYVDEMGSMKMKTQQELLTAMQEKKYSITGQSETSSGAMVRSQAVPCDFVLVASGNLHILEGMHPALRSRIRGYGYEVYMKDTMPDNKENRDKLVQFVAQEVKKDGRIPHFGREAVEEIIREAQRRAGKKESLTLKLRDLGGLVRAAGDIAKGEQKDEVDLDHVISAKKLARTLEQQIADRYIVQKKRYRVFRSEGGEVGRVNGLAIIGDRSGIIMPIVAEAAPAQSKEEGKIIATGKLGEIAREAVQNVSALIKKHTGTDIASYDIHIQFLQSYEGVEGDSASVSVATAVVSALENIPVDQSVALTGSLSVRGDVLPVGGVTGKIEAAAEAGIKKVLIPQSNMEDVFIEERYQKEIEIIPVETLSDVLEHTLVGKGKKSLMEKMKKIADIVPHGILKQPATH, from the coding sequence ATGGCAATTCATAACCCGGAAAAAGGTTCTGAGACAGATGAGACCTTAGAATTTAGTGGTTACAAGACTTCCGAGGATATTGATGTCCCGGAAAGAATCATCGATCAAATAATCGGCCAGGAAGAGGCCGTGGAGACCGTCAGAAAAGCAGCTAAACAACGCCGTAATGTTCTTCTAATTGGAGAACCTGGTGTAGGGAAGTCTATGCTGGCAAAGGGGATGGCAGAGCTCTTACCACCAGAAGAACTACAAGACATACTGGTATATCCTAACATGGATGACAATCACAATCCCCTCATTGGCGTTATGCCTGCTGGTGAAGGTAAGACGGTGGTTACCAATTACAAATTAAAGGCTAAATCACAGGATGAGCGAAAAAACATCTTCATGATAGCCATTATCAGTCTGATAATGGTCATTGGATTTGTGCTCCAACAGTTCCTGGCGGCCATCATCGCTGCTGGTATTGTTTTCCTAGCATTGCAACAGATGAAACCCCGCAGTACCTTAATGGTGCCTAAACTGCTGGTAAATAATGAAAAAAATAAGATGGCCCCATTTGTGGATGCTACTGGAGCTCATTCCGGAGCTCTTCTAGGTGATGTGAGGCACGACCCCTACCAATCCGGTGGATTGGGCACTCCTGCCCATGAGCGGGTGGAAGCTGGGATGATTCACAAGGCCAGTAAGGGAGTACTTTATGTGGACGAAATGGGAAGCATGAAAATGAAAACCCAGCAGGAACTTCTAACTGCCATGCAGGAGAAGAAGTATTCCATTACCGGTCAGAGCGAGACCAGCAGTGGAGCAATGGTCCGTTCCCAGGCTGTACCATGTGATTTTGTTTTGGTGGCTAGTGGTAACCTCCATATTCTGGAAGGCATGCACCCGGCCTTAAGATCCAGAATACGGGGTTACGGTTATGAAGTGTATATGAAGGACACCATGCCTGACAATAAGGAAAACCGTGACAAACTGGTCCAGTTCGTGGCCCAGGAAGTTAAAAAAGACGGTAGAATACCTCATTTTGGAAGAGAAGCCGTGGAAGAGATTATCAGGGAAGCTCAACGTAGAGCTGGAAAGAAAGAATCATTAACCTTAAAACTTCGTGATCTGGGCGGCCTGGTACGGGCCGCTGGTGACATAGCCAAAGGAGAGCAGAAAGATGAAGTGGACTTAGACCACGTCATCAGTGCCAAAAAGCTGGCAAGAACCCTGGAACAACAGATTGCCGATCGTTACATTGTCCAGAAGAAACGTTATCGAGTTTTCAGATCTGAAGGTGGAGAAGTGGGTCGGGTAAATGGTCTGGCTATCATCGGTGACCGAAGTGGTATCATAATGCCGATAGTGGCTGAAGCTGCTCCAGCTCAGAGTAAAGAGGAGGGCAAAATCATTGCCACCGGAAAATTAGGAGAAATTGCTCGTGAAGCTGTTCAAAACGTCAGTGCTCTTATTAAAAAGCACACAGGGACAGATATAGCCAGTTACGATATTCACATCCAGTTCCTTCAGTCCTACGAGGGAGTTGAGGGTGACAGTGCCAGTGTTTCAGTGGCAACAGCTGTGGTATCTGCTCTGGAGAACATCCCTGTTGATCAGTCTGTGGCGTTAACTGGATCTTTAAGTGTACGGGGGGATGTGCTTCCTGTCGGTGGTGTCACCGGCAAGATAGAAGCTGCAGCCGAGGCAGGTATCAAAAAGGTTCTCATACCCCAATCCAACATGGAAGATGTGTTCATTGAGGAACGCTACCAGAAAGAAATTGAAATTATACCTGTGGAAACACTCAGTGATGTCTTGGAGCACACTCTGGTTGGTAAGGGCAAAAAGAGCCTCATGGAGAAAATGAAGAAGATAGCCGACATTGTTCCTCATGGAATACTGAAACAACCAGCAACCCACTAA
- a CDS encoding DEAD/DEAH box helicase, translated as MNSLLFEDMDLSPKIKKAIKDLGFEEATPIQSLVIPPILEGKDVIGQAQTGTGKTASFGIPVLEMVDPNDASLQAVILCPTRELAIQVAEELKKLSKYKKTNVLPIYGGQPIERQIKALKKGVQIIIGTPGRVMDHMYRRTLFMGKVKMIILDEADEMLDMGFREDIEFVLGKMPSERQMLLFSATMSKAILALTKKYQNDPQFLKVAHQELTVPQIEQVYFEVREKNKLDLLSRLIDLHDLQLSLVFCNTKRRVDKLVNHLQTRGYMAGGLHGDMSQNQRDRVMAKFRKGQIEVLVATDVAARGIDVDDVEAVFNYDVPNDDEYYVHRIGRTGRAGKTGQAFTFVAGKEIYKLRDIQRYTKVRIKQLQIPSLQEVEKLKNYRFLENLKHLINNEYLGQEVQMVEKLMEEDYSSLDVAAALMKMLLDKRNNSESKPSTDFGDTGAQPGKVRFFVNLGRKQNVKAKDIVKAIHEVSGLSSTSIGRIDVLDKFSFIELPLEHAQEISEALEGTRIKGKRVNLELANKKK; from the coding sequence ATGAATAGTTTATTATTTGAAGACATGGATTTATCTCCTAAGATTAAAAAAGCTATTAAAGACCTGGGATTTGAAGAAGCAACTCCTATTCAGTCTTTAGTAATTCCTCCCATTTTGGAAGGAAAAGATGTAATTGGCCAGGCTCAAACTGGCACTGGAAAAACCGCTTCATTTGGGATACCAGTATTAGAAATGGTCGACCCTAATGATGCTAGTTTGCAAGCTGTAATTCTCTGTCCCACCAGAGAACTGGCCATTCAAGTGGCAGAAGAACTTAAAAAACTTTCAAAATACAAAAAAACCAATGTTCTACCAATTTATGGCGGGCAACCCATAGAAAGACAGATTAAAGCCCTTAAAAAAGGGGTCCAGATTATTATTGGGACTCCGGGTCGTGTGATGGATCATATGTACCGGCGCACCCTTTTCATGGGAAAGGTTAAGATGATAATACTGGACGAGGCGGATGAAATGCTGGATATGGGTTTCCGGGAGGACATTGAATTCGTCCTGGGTAAAATGCCGTCTGAAAGACAGATGCTTCTTTTTTCTGCTACCATGTCCAAGGCAATACTGGCTTTAACTAAGAAGTATCAGAATGACCCCCAATTTTTGAAAGTTGCCCATCAGGAACTTACTGTGCCCCAAATAGAGCAGGTCTATTTTGAGGTGCGGGAGAAGAATAAACTGGATCTACTGTCCCGACTTATAGACTTACACGACCTTCAACTGTCCCTGGTATTTTGCAATACTAAAAGAAGAGTTGATAAACTGGTAAATCATCTACAGACCAGAGGGTACATGGCTGGAGGTTTACATGGTGACATGAGTCAGAATCAACGTGACAGGGTAATGGCAAAATTCCGAAAGGGACAGATAGAGGTTCTGGTGGCTACTGATGTAGCGGCCCGAGGAATTGATGTGGATGATGTGGAAGCGGTTTTCAACTACGATGTTCCCAATGATGACGAATATTATGTGCATCGTATTGGTAGAACTGGTCGGGCTGGCAAAACTGGTCAAGCCTTCACCTTCGTGGCTGGAAAGGAGATTTACAAGTTAAGGGATATCCAACGATACACTAAGGTCCGAATTAAGCAGTTACAAATTCCATCACTACAAGAGGTGGAGAAACTTAAGAATTACCGGTTCCTGGAGAATTTAAAACATCTAATCAACAATGAATATCTGGGCCAGGAAGTTCAGATGGTTGAAAAGCTGATGGAAGAGGATTACAGTTCTCTAGACGTGGCTGCAGCTCTTATGAAAATGTTACTGGACAAAAGGAACAATTCAGAATCTAAACCTTCCACTGATTTTGGTGATACGGGAGCTCAACCAGGTAAAGTCAGATTTTTCGTTAACTTGGGTCGCAAGCAGAATGTGAAGGCAAAAGATATAGTAAAAGCCATTCATGAAGTATCCGGATTATCATCAACCAGTATAGGCCGTATTGATGTTCTGGACAAGTTTTCCTTCATAGAACTTCCACTGGAACATGCCCAGGAAATATCCGAAGCACTGGAAGGGACCAGAATTAAGGGTAAAAGGGTGAACCTGGAGCTGGCTAATAAGAAGAAATGA